From the genome of Argentina anserina chromosome 4, drPotAnse1.1, whole genome shotgun sequence, one region includes:
- the LOC126790195 gene encoding protein tesmin/TSO1-like CXC 2: MDTPERNQIGTPKAKFEDSPVFNYLNSLSPIKPVKSVHFTQTFSSLSFASPPSVFTSPHVSSHKESRFLKRHNASDDLSKPEFSLESGDKASASEDAAQLYNNSSKVQEDYVSVIPVGDASVEPPNEHSKFVIELPRNLKYDCGSPDCNTSRCGIIKEDLDSELVELSASVAQYVQETSDKGSSDDEARHQMTCQGEQRKEGTGCDWESLISNAADIFIFDSPSSTEAFKELMNHSLDPMTRFSTSIMPYLPQHISDEQLAQAIDTISSGQQVQIDDHRSSQNEEASELKETEHIPNHVNECMVNIPIVKEDDKAEASMQLSCKPSINLHRGLRRRCLDFEMTGARRKSFNDVSDYSSSMLPQSSENITTTNKQLRSTKPSGEPSRCILPGIGLHLNALATTSKDYKSMKKENSASGRELARPNSNVSIHSPKADQGSVYESFPSASSERDMDGTENGVQLSQDASQSSALLANEDFNQSSPKKKRRKAELTGEGEACKRCNCKKSKCLKLYCECFAAGVYCIEPCSCQDCFNKPIHEDTVLATRKQIESRNPLAFAPKVIRNSDSAAPEYGDESTKTPASARHKRGCNCKKSNCLKKYCECYQGGVGCSIGCRCEGCKNAFGTKEGSINGTEAELDEEETEAAEKSVADRDQQKNEIQKHEEQTSALPTTPLRLSRQLVPVSFSSKSKPPRSSVFSIGGSTSGMYASQKIGKPNILRPQSKLDQRHSQTVQEDEMPDILQGDCSPNSGVKIASPNSKRISPPCTFGSSPGRRSGRKLILQSIPSFPSLTPQH; this comes from the exons ATGGACACCCCAGAGAGGAACCAGATCGGAACTCCCAAAGCTAAATTTGAG GATTCTCCAGTGTTTAACTATTTAAATAGCCTTTCTCCTATCAAGCCAGTGAAGTCTGTACACTTTACTCAGACGTTCAGCTCTCTCAGCTTTGCATCCCCTCCATCGGTTTTCACTTCACCCCATGTCAGTTCTCACAAGGAATCCAGATTCCTAAAGAG GCATAATGCTTCTGATGATCTGTCAAAACCTGAGTTTTCTCTGGAAAGTGGAGATAAAGCCTCTGCAAGTGAAGATGCTGCTCAACTTTACAATAACTCGTCAAAGGTACAAGAGGATTATGTTTCAGTAATTCCCGTTGGGGATGCTTCTGTAGAGCCACCCAATGAGCACTCAAAGTTTGTGATTGAGCTGCCCCGGAATTTGAAGTATGACTGTGGTAGCCCTGACTGCAACACATCTCGTTGCGGTATCATCAAGGAAGATCTTGACTCAGAACTGGTTGAGCTTTCGGCTTCAGTTGCTCAATATGTTCAAGAAACTTCTGATAAAGGTTCGTCAGATGATGAAGCACGGCATCAGATGACATGCCAGGGTGAGCAAAGAAAAGAAGGGACAGGCTGTGATTGGGAGAGTTTGATTTCTAATGCAGCCgacatatttatttttgattcCCCCAGTAGCACAGAGGCTTTTAAGGAGCTAATGAACCATTCCCTAGATCCCATGACAAGATTTTCTACTTCAATTATGCCATACCTTCCCCAACATATCAGTGATGAACAACTAGCGCAGGCCATTGATACAATCAGTTCTGGTcaacaagttcaaattgatGATCATCGTTCATCCCAGAATGAAGAAGCCAGTGAGCTGAAAGAAACAGAACACATTCCAAACCATGTAAACGAGTGTATGGTAAACATTCCAATTGTTAAAGAAGATGACAAAGCGGAAGCATCCATGCAGCTCAGTTGTAAG CCTTCTATAAACTTGCATCGTGGCTTGCGAAGGCGTTGTCTAGACTTTGAAATGACAGGAGCTCGCCGGAAGAGTTTCAATGATGTTTCAGATTATAGTTCATCTATGTTACCGCAATCTAGTGAGAATATCACCACAACTAATAAGCAACTGAGATCTACAAAACCTAGTGGTGAACCATCAAGGTGCATCTTACCTGGAATCGGTTTGCACTTGAATGCTCTTGCAACAACTTCAAAAGACTACAAGAGcatgaagaaagaaaattcGGCTTCTGGTAGAGAACTGGCTCGTCCCAACTCCAATGTCTCCATCCACTCCCCTAAAGCTGATCAAGGGAGCGTTTATGAATCTTTTCCTTCAGCTTCATCTGAAAGAGATATGGACGGTACTGAAAATGGGGTTCAGCTGTCGCAAGATGCTTCCCAATCATCCGCTCTTCTAGCTAATGAAGACTTCAACCAGAGTAGCCCTAAAAAGAAGAG ACGCAAAGCAGAACTCACTGGAGAGGGTGAGGCTTGCAAACGTTGCAActgtaaaaaatcaaagtgcTTGAAACT TTACTGTGAATGCTTTGCTGCTGGTGTCTACTGTATAGAGCCTTGTTCATGTCAAGATTGCTTCAACAAACCTATCCATGAAGATACTGTGCTTGCAACTCGTAAACAGATTGAGTCTCGCAATCCACTTGCTTTTGCTCCGAAAGTGATTAGGAACTCTGATTCTGCAGCACCTGAATATGGG GACGAATCCACCAAGACCCCAGCTTCTGCACGGCATAAACGAGGATGCAATTGCAAGAAATCAAATTGCCTGAAAAAATACTGTGAATGCTATCAG GGTGGTGTTGGATGTTCCATTGGCTGCAGATGTGAAGGGTGCAAAAATGCATTTGGTACCAAGGAAG GATCTATTAATGGAACTGAAGCTGAGCTGGACGAAGAAGAAACAGAAGCAGCCGAAAAGAGTGTGGCTGACAGAGATCAACAGAAAAATGAAATTCAGAAGCATGAAGAACAAACCTCTGCTCTTCCCACAACCCCATTACGGCTATCCAG ACAATTGGTTCCAGTGTCGTTTTCATCAAAGAGCAAACCGCCACGATCTTCTGTTTTTAGCATTGGGGGGTCCACTTCTGGAATGTATGCAAGCCAGAAGATTGGAAAACCAAATATTCTACGACCCCAATCAAAACTTGATCAGAGGCATAGCCAAACTGTACAAGAGGATGAAATGCCAGATATTCTTCAAGGAGATTGCTCTCCTAACAGCGGCGTCAAGATTGCTTCTCCCAACAGTAAGAGGATCTCTC